DNA sequence from the Verrucomicrobiota bacterium genome:
CTTTCGCCGTAGCTGAACCCTTTCTTCACGCCGGCGCCGGTCATGAAACAGGTGAAGGCATCCGGGTTGTGATCGCGACCGGTACCATTCGCTTGCAAGAAGGGCATCCGGCCGAACTCGGTGCACCAGACGACTAAGGTGTGATCGAGGAGTCCGCGGCGCTTGAGGTCGTGGATGAGGGCTGCAGTCGGTTGATCCATGATCTCCGCCTGCATCGCATGGGTTTTCAAAATATCGCTATGAGAATCCCAATTGGTTATGCCGTTGCCACCGGAAGGGTCGCTACCGTTAAACAGCTGCACGACACGCACGCCCTTTTCAACCAGACGTCGTGCGAGGATACAGTTCTTGGCGTATTCGCGTTTCAGATCGCTGCCTTGATCGGTGCCATATTCTTTGTGAATGGATTCCGGTTCATTCTCGATGCCCATGACCTCCGGAACAGAGGTCTGCATTTTGCCGGCCAGTTCATAACTCGCGATGCGAGCCGCCAAGTCTGCGTCACCTGGGTATTGCTCCATGTGCTGCGCATTAAATCGCTGTAACAGGTCGACCGTTTTCTTATCGTCGTGGGCGGAAAATCCCTCGGGTCGCACGAGATTCGCCGGTGGGTTCTTGGCATTGAAATCGGTGCCTTGAAATGCTGCAGGTAGAAACCCGTTTCCAAAATTGTTTTTTCCGGAACGGGCCAGGCCGCGTGGGTCATTGATCGCGACAAATGCAGGGAGCTCTTCGTTTTCAGAGCCGAGCGCATAGGTGACCCAGGCACCAAAGGAGGGAAACCCTTCCATGGTAAAACCGGTGTTCATAAAGTTCTCCCCTTGCGGGTGAGCGCTCGTCTGTGTGGTTAAGGAGTGAAAGAAACAAAAGTCGTCCACTTGCTCAGCCAGGTTGGGCAGGAGGTCGGACACCATTTTACCCGTTTGACCCCGGGGCTTAAAATCCCAGAACGGTTTGGCTATATTTCCACTCGGGCCTTCAAAGGTGACGGCTGGAAGATTGGGTGGCTTCTTACCGTGCATGTCGAAGAGTGCCGGCTTGTAGTCAAACGTGTCGAGATGGCTGACTGCGCCAGGACAGTAGATAACCAGCACCTGTTTCGCCTGAGCCGGGAAGTGAGAGGGCCTGGGTGTGTAGGGATTATTCGAATCGATGTTAGGTCGAATCGGCGCCTTGCCAAACATGCCTTCATCTTTTGCGATCAACTGAGATAATGATAGCGCACCAAGTGACATGCCCGCTTGTCCGAGGAAACCACGGCGGCTTAGTAAACGACGGCCGTGAAAGGAAATTTTTTCTTCTGGGTTGTTCATGGCAGGAATGCAAATTCGTTGGAATTGATTAACGAGCGGCTGACCAATTGCAGGCCGCCTGATTCGGCAACTTCGAGGGAAGCGTCTAGTTCCTCTTGAGTAGGCTCACGCCCCAGTATGATTTGGAATAGTCTGCGAGTCGCGTTTTCATGCCCACCGTCGGTTTCGGCGACAGCGCGTTGAGCGATTAGCTCAGTCTGCTGCACCGTAAGCGGACTGTTCATGAGATTGAGCGCCTGTAACGGTGTAGTGGATACGGGCCGTTTTGGGTTAATCTGTCCGCAGTCTGGAAAGTCAAAGGCCGTAAAGTTTCGGTCGTCTACACGGCGCATGCGTTCCTGGTAGATCATCCGCCGCCAGGTATCAGGACCGTGATTGTCCACAACTTCCCATTGAGCGTAGGTCTTTTTTTCATTGTGAATTCTGTAGCTCTTGCCGCCAAGGCGTGGGTCGAGTTTTCCAGATGCGAGGAGGATACCATCCCGAATAACTTCCGCTTCGACCCGTCTGGGCGGAAATCGCCAGAGGTAAAGGGAGGATCCATCAACCGCCAAGGCTTCTTCCCTCGGTGCGCTTGATTGTCGGTAAGCGTCTGTCATTAAGATGGTTTTAATAAGACCTTTCACTGACCAGGGAGTTGCGTCGGATAGGGTAGGGTTCACAAACTCGGCAGCAAGCCAGTCAAGAAGCTTTTGGTTGGTGGGGGGCGCCCCCACGGTTCCGAAGTCTGCGGGTGTGGGCACAATACCCAATCCGAATAGGTGACCCCATATCCGATTGGCCATGACACGGGCTGTTAACGGATGTTCAGGATTGATAATCCATTCGGCAAACCGTATACGGCGTTCAGGATCTGGAGATGAAGTTTCAAGACCAAGATCGCCTTGCAGAATATCGAAACCGGCCGGTGCGACTTCGAGCCGCGGACTCTCAGGATTGCCCCTATGAAAAACATAGGAAGTAACTGGCTCGATAAACTGGCCTACAAAGCTGGGCTGCGGTCCTTGCTCGTTGAGTTGGATGACCATATCGTGGATACGCTCAATCGATGTTAGGAGTCCCGGATCTTCCGGTTGGTGGGTATTAGTGGCGATCGCCTGCCAGCTTCCGTCTTCGAGTTGGGCTTCAAGGGTGTATTTGAAGTTCGTCTCAGGTGTGTAGGCGGTCAGATAGTCGGTTTCCAGATAGTAATGTTTGTTAGAGCTGATGACCAGACGATCGACCGATTGCGGTTCTTCAAACTCAAGAATGATCCAAGGCTTTGCCTGTGTTTCGTCAGGCGCTTTGGATCGCCAGCGATTAGTGCTCAGTACGCCGTCATTGGCAAAGAACACCTCACCGCGGATCTGAGTCATCGAATCGTCGGTTCTTGCAAGGGTGCCATTGCCGGAGAACGCCAGGTTGGTTTCTCCCGTTTGGTCACCATAGAGCTCGATCTCCTCAACACCGACCGACTGGGTGTGAAATGACAGACGCATGGCCTTGGTTTTCGTAGCCGGAAAATAAAATTCGTTCCAGCCGGTCCAGTCTTCTTCCCAGGCTTGATTTTGTGCGCGGAGTTTTGCTCGTTCCTTCTCGATTTTTCGGGTCAGCGTTTCCTGGGTTTCCAGAAGCGGGTTGTCTTCATCAAGCTCTGGATACCGGCTTCCGAATTCCACGCCTTGAAAGACGGCGGTTAGTGAATAGTAATCCTTAATCGATATCGGATCGAACTTGTGATTGTGGCAACGCGCACAACTCACGGTCATGCCCATGAGGGAGGCGCCCACCGTTTGCATGATCTCATCCATGCGGTCTGCGCGGGCCTGCCTAATGGCGGATGGTTCGCGTCCTACCGTGGCAGTCGGAACATGCGGTCCCGCAACGAGAAATCCCGTGGCTTCTCCGACGCCCAGTTGATCGCCCGCTAATTGTTCGAGGAGGAATTGATCATAGGGTTTATCTTCGTTAAAGGCGTTAATTACGTAGTCACGGTAGTACCAGGCGTTCTTGCGGTAGAGGTTCGCTTCGGATCCATTGGTCTCTGCCCAGCGAATGACGTCGAGCCAGTGTTGTGCCCAGCGTTCTCCGAAGGGTTCAGATTCCATGAGTTCGTCCACGAGACTCTCAAATGCCAGGTCAGCGTTCTTGGCGTGAGCTTGCTGAAATGCTTCAATACGCTCGGGGGTGGCCGGTAGGCCGGTCAGCAGTATTGACGTGCGTCGGATGAGCGCTCGGGCATCGGCCGGTGCGTTAAATGCCAGTCCTTTTTCATCGAGCTTCTCTCGCAGAAAGGCATCGACCGGATTATTGATTCCTTTTGCCCAGGGAACCTCTGGCCGCTTGACGGGTAGCAATGACCAGTGCTCGACTTCGGGCAATTCTGCGTCTTCTTCAAAGTCATCGGGAAGAACGGCTCCTTGGGCGATCCACTTCTCCAATAGAACGATTTCCTCCTCGGGGAGTGCCTCCTCTTCGTACGGCATCCTATATTCTTCGTCCTGTTCTCTGACCAATTCGATCAAGTAACTCTCTGCCGGATTGCCGGGGACAATGGTCTCAATGCCAGACCCACCGCCTCCGATGAGCGTAGCTTTGCGGTCCACTCGAAAATCGGATTCCACCTCATCGGGACCGTGACAACTTAAACACCGAGCCTGCAAGATGGGTTCGATATCGCGGTGGAAATCGATGACCTCTTGGGCTGTAAGCGCTTGGCAGCCAAAAAGTGCAATTGCCGCGCAGGCAGTCTTAAATGGATGGGACATAGAGAATATTCCTTAGGGTAGTAACAGACGGTATCTTAGGAATAATCCTAGCATAAGTGCTTTGCCTGAACGCAAGATATTCGTCCGTTTGTTTATTATTACTGTGAGATTGCCCCGAAAAATGGAGACCCGTTGTGATCCTCTTCTTTCATGCTCGTATAGAACGGCAAGCGCACGATTCGATCGCTAACATCCTCTGTCACAGGACAATCCGCTATCCCCCATCCGCTATTCATCATTTTTGTCGCATATTCACTCTTATTTAAGGGAAGGTAATGAAAAACAGAGGTGATACCACTCTCCTTGAGACGCGAAATAAACTTTGTCCGCGCTTCCAGCGATGGCATAATTAAATAATACATGTGCCAAGCCTGGTCGCAATGCTCCGGCACTACCGGCCGCCGCGCTCCATTCGCCGCCGCCCAATGCGCCAACTCAGCGTCATACCGCTCCCAGATCGCTCGGCGCTTGGCTTGGATTTCCTGCCACTTGTCGAGTTGACCATAGAGGAACGCCGCCAACACATCACTCATCACGAAGCTCGACCCCACATCCACCCAGGAGTATTTATCCACCTGGTCCCGGAAAAACCGGGCCCGGTTCGTGCCCTTTTCACGAATGATTTCCGCGCGCTCTTCAAAGCGCTCGTCATGATTTGTAAACCCGCCGGGAAAATTCTGTTTGGTCATTCTTTAGTCTGGCGAGGTTCGAATGCCGTGATTTCCTCCACGACCGCCTCCCCATGACGGTCCATTTCTCGGTAAATTCTCCAGACATACTCACCAAGTAGGCCAAGGAAAATAAAAGCGCATCCATTCAGGAATCCCAGTAGGGCCGCAAGGGCTGCGAAGCCGGGCACTTCAATTAATCCCAAAGCCTTTCCCAAAACCACGACTGTGGCGTAAGCGAAACATCCCAAGGCGATGAAAAAACCGATGCCGGTCGCCAAGCGCATGGGCTTGACAGAAAATCCCACACTGGAATCTATGAAATAGTTGATTTTTTTTCGGAATGTCCACATCGATTTCCCGTGCTCCCTTTCGCGGCGATGGTAGGTGAGAGTTTTTGCCGGAATTCCCAGAGACCATGCAAACATGGCCAGATTCTTGTTGTGGCCACAGCGAAGCAAATGGGGCAGAAATACCTTATCCATAATCGCCATATCGAAGCCTCCATCCGGGTAGCTCGGCATAATGAGCAAGCGCACCATCCGATAATTCAACCAAGCAAAAAACTTGGTCACCAGCGGATCCTGCCGCGAGGATCGCGTTCGAACCACAAACCGCTGGCCCATTTTCCATTCCTGCACCATTTCGACAATCAATTCGGGTGGGTCCTGCAGATCGGCAGCCAGATAAGTGAAGCAATCGCCGCGGGCATACTTGAGACCGGTTTGAATCGCCACCATCGAGCCCTGATTTGAAAGGTGGTTAAGAACGATCGTCTTAGGGCGACGGGATTGGATTTCCTGCAAGATATCCAAGGATTTGTCGCGGGATCCATCATTCACAAAGATCAATTCCATTTCCACCCCGGTCGCGGCAAGATCGCGCTCGAGGTTGACCAAGGCCTTTTCCAAATGAAGAAGCGAGGCCTCGTTGAAATAAACGGGAACGACGATGGAAAGTTTTGGCATTGTCTAATTAGAGGATTACCTCAAGGGCATTAATCACGGTTTGAATCACCCGGTCCTGTTGGGCTGTGGCAAGATGCGGCCCCAGCGGAAGGCTTAAGGTTTCGCGGTGGATTCTTTCGGCGATGGGAAAACTTTGGCTGGCGACTTTGTGATGCGCATAGGCTTTTTGCTGATGAGGCGGGATCGGGTAGTGGATGAGCGTGCCGATACGTGCCCTTTCCAGATGCTCGCGAATGGCATCCCTCCTCGAGTGGCGAAAGGTATAGAGATGCCAGGCGTGCTTGGCCCTAGGGCGAACAACCGGAGTGGTTAGAGGAAGATTCGCAAATGCCGCTTGGTATCTCGCGGACAAGTCTTCCCTGCGGGCATTCCATTCCTCAAGGCTGCCGAGTTTCACACGCAAAATCGCGGCTTGTATTTCTTCCATGCGATTGTTGTAACCCGGAACCTCGTTCACATAGCGGACCGCACTACCGTAATTGCGGAGTGTTTTGAGGGATTTCACCAAGGCCTCATCATTGGTGGTCACCGCCCCGGCATCGCCGAGCGCCCCGAGGTTTTTGCTGGGATAAAAGCTCCAGGCCACTGCATCACCGTGCGCCCCGATCCGGCGACCCGCGATCTCAGCCCCATGGGCTTGCGCTGCATCCTCGATCACCTTCAAGCCGTGCCGACGGGCCATGGCAACAATCTCCAGCATGTCGCAAGGGTGGCCGTAAAGGTGCACGGCCATGATGGCTTTGGTTCTGGGCGTAATAGCCGCCTCGATCTCCTTGGGATCGATGAGGCAGGTATCCCACTCCGGCTCCACAGGCACGGGGTCTGCTCCCGCCATGGTCACCGCTAACCAAGAGGCGATGTAGGTATTTGAAGGCACGATCACCTCGTCACCCGGCCCAATCCCCCAGGCTCGAAGAACCAGATGCATGGCATCCAAGCCATTGCTCACGCCCACGGAGTGTCGAGCCCCGCACCAAGCCGCCCACTCGCTTTCGAAGGCTTCCAGTTCCGGGCCGAGCAAATACCAGCCACTGTCGAGCACACGCCGGATGGCCGCATCGATGGCTTCCCGTTGTTCCGCCACCGCATCGCCAAGTTGTAGAAAAGGAATCTTGCTCATGGTTGCTCCTCACTGTCGGCCAGAATTTTTAAAAACTCATCGTAGTCCCGAATGTAATCAGCAGAATCATAGGGGTGGGAGGCAAAAACCAGCAACACGGCATCCGCTGAATACTTGTATTGGATTCCTCAAGTGAGCGGTGGCAAGTAGAAGCCCAGGGCTGGGTGATCCAGCAACACCTCGCGGCGCTTGTTGCCATCGTCAGCCACCACAGCCACGCTACCATGGGGCACGATCAGGAATTGGTGGCACTTGCGGTGCGCGTGCTCGCCGCGCACTTCCTTCCCGGGGACACCAAAAACCAGAAAATGCCGCTTGGGCTGGAAAGGAAGCTCTTTTTCAAAATCGCCAGCCGAGAGATTGCCACGCAAATCCTCCACAAACGGGAACCTGTGGAGCGAGGCCTTGCCCACGCCGAAAGGCACCGCACCAAGCGCCTTGTCTTGGGTGGTCTGAAGTTTGATGGTTGCCTGCTCCCCGGCATTTGCATACCCCACGATGCGTGCAGGATTGCCCACCACTTTGGCGTAAGGTGGCACGGACTTCGTGACCACGGCCCCGGCACCCACCATCGCCTTGCGGCCGATCGTGATTCCCGGCAGAATCGTGGCGTTAGCCCCGATGCTCGCCCCCTGGCATACACGCGTTTCCAAAATGGGTTTGGAGTGGTCTTTGGAGCGCGGAAAGAGATCATTGGTGAATGTGGCATTGGGGCCGACAA
Encoded proteins:
- a CDS encoding PSD1 and planctomycete cytochrome C domain-containing protein; translated protein: MSHPFKTACAAIALFGCQALTAQEVIDFHRDIEPILQARCLSCHGPDEVESDFRVDRKATLIGGGGSGIETIVPGNPAESYLIELVREQDEEYRMPYEEEALPEEEIVLLEKWIAQGAVLPDDFEEDAELPEVEHWSLLPVKRPEVPWAKGINNPVDAFLREKLDEKGLAFNAPADARALIRRTSILLTGLPATPERIEAFQQAHAKNADLAFESLVDELMESEPFGERWAQHWLDVIRWAETNGSEANLYRKNAWYYRDYVINAFNEDKPYDQFLLEQLAGDQLGVGEATGFLVAGPHVPTATVGREPSAIRQARADRMDEIMQTVGASLMGMTVSCARCHNHKFDPISIKDYYSLTAVFQGVEFGSRYPELDEDNPLLETQETLTRKIEKERAKLRAQNQAWEEDWTGWNEFYFPATKTKAMRLSFHTQSVGVEEIELYGDQTGETNLAFSGNGTLARTDDSMTQIRGEVFFANDGVLSTNRWRSKAPDETQAKPWIILEFEEPQSVDRLVISSNKHYYLETDYLTAYTPETNFKYTLEAQLEDGSWQAIATNTHQPEDPGLLTSIERIHDMVIQLNEQGPQPSFVGQFIEPVTSYVFHRGNPESPRLEVAPAGFDILQGDLGLETSSPDPERRIRFAEWIINPEHPLTARVMANRIWGHLFGLGIVPTPADFGTVGAPPTNQKLLDWLAAEFVNPTLSDATPWSVKGLIKTILMTDAYRQSSAPREEALAVDGSSLYLWRFPPRRVEAEVIRDGILLASGKLDPRLGGKSYRIHNEKKTYAQWEVVDNHGPDTWRRMIYQERMRRVDDRNFTAFDFPDCGQINPKRPVSTTPLQALNLMNSPLTVQQTELIAQRAVAETDGGHENATRRLFQIILGREPTQEELDASLEVAESGGLQLVSRSLINSNEFAFLP
- a CDS encoding DUF1501 domain-containing protein, whose translation is MNNPEEKISFHGRRLLSRRGFLGQAGMSLGALSLSQLIAKDEGMFGKAPIRPNIDSNNPYTPRPSHFPAQAKQVLVIYCPGAVSHLDTFDYKPALFDMHGKKPPNLPAVTFEGPSGNIAKPFWDFKPRGQTGKMVSDLLPNLAEQVDDFCFFHSLTTQTSAHPQGENFMNTGFTMEGFPSFGAWVTYALGSENEELPAFVAINDPRGLARSGKNNFGNGFLPAAFQGTDFNAKNPPANLVRPEGFSAHDDKKTVDLLQRFNAQHMEQYPGDADLAARIASYELAGKMQTSVPEVMGIENEPESIHKEYGTDQGSDLKREYAKNCILARRLVEKGVRVVQLFNGSDPSGGNGITNWDSHSDILKTHAMQAEIMDQPTAALIHDLKRRGLLDHTLVVWCTEFGRMPFLQANGTGRDHNPDAFTCFMTGAGVKKGFSYGESDEFGFKAAVDPVTVYDFNATLLHLMGLDHERLTYYHNGIERRLTNVHGHVVKDVLA
- a CDS encoding DegT/DnrJ/EryC1/StrS family aminotransferase, with product MTKQNFPGGFTNHDERFEERAEIIREKGTNRARFFRDQVDKYSWVDVGSSFVMSDVLAAFLYGQLDKWQEIQAKRRAIWERYDAELAHWAAANGARRPVVPEHCDQAWHMYYLIMPSLEARTKFISRLKESGITSVFHYLPLNKSEYATKMMNSGWGIADCPVTEDVSDRIVRLPFYTSMKEEDHNGSPFFGAISQ
- a CDS encoding glycosyltransferase; the encoded protein is MPKLSIVVPVYFNEASLLHLEKALVNLERDLAATGVEMELIFVNDGSRDKSLDILQEIQSRRPKTIVLNHLSNQGSMVAIQTGLKYARGDCFTYLAADLQDPPELIVEMVQEWKMGQRFVVRTRSSRQDPLVTKFFAWLNYRMVRLLIMPSYPDGGFDMAIMDKVFLPHLLRCGHNKNLAMFAWSLGIPAKTLTYHRREREHGKSMWTFRKKINYFIDSSVGFSVKPMRLATGIGFFIALGCFAYATVVVLGKALGLIEVPGFAALAALLGFLNGCAFIFLGLLGEYVWRIYREMDRHGEAVVEEITAFEPRQTKE
- a CDS encoding DegT/DnrJ/EryC1/StrS family aminotransferase yields the protein MSKIPFLQLGDAVAEQREAIDAAIRRVLDSGWYLLGPELEAFESEWAAWCGARHSVGVSNGLDAMHLVLRAWGIGPGDEVIVPSNTYIASWLAVTMAGADPVPVEPEWDTCLIDPKEIEAAITPRTKAIMAVHLYGHPCDMLEIVAMARRHGLKVIEDAAQAHGAEIAGRRIGAHGDAVAWSFYPSKNLGALGDAGAVTTNDEALVKSLKTLRNYGSAVRYVNEVPGYNNRMEEIQAAILRVKLGSLEEWNARREDLSARYQAAFANLPLTTPVVRPRAKHAWHLYTFRHSRRDAIREHLERARIGTLIHYPIPPHQQKAYAHHKVASQSFPIAERIHRETLSLPLGPHLATAQQDRVIQTVINALEVIL